A window of Pelagicoccus enzymogenes genomic DNA:
CCGTCGGGATTCATCACGTCGATGAGCGGCAAGTCGTGACGCTTGCCGATGTCGAAGTCGACTTGGTCGTGAGCCGGCGTGACCTTGAGCGCCCCTGTTCCAAAGTCCTTCTCCACCGCCCGATCCGCTACGACGGGAATCTCCGCCCGCGGGAACGGCCGCCAGACGTGCTTGCCCACCAAGTCGGCGTAGCGCTCGTCGTCCGGATGAACGGCAACGGCGGTATCGCCCATGATGGTTTCGGGGCGAGTGGTGGAAATTTCGATGAAGCGGCCGGGCTCTTCCACGACCTCGTAGCGCATCTTCCAGAACTTGCCCTTCTGCGGCTTCATGATGACTTCCTCGTTGGAAAGAGCCGTCTGGGAGCTAGGACACCAATTGACCAAACGCTTGCCGCGGTAGATGTAGCCGCGCTCGTAGAGCTTTACGAAAGCAGCCCGAACCGAACGCTCGTAGGCCTCGTCCATGGTGAAGGTCGTGCGACGCCAATCGCAGGAGGCACCGAGCTTCTTGAGCTGGTTGAGAATCTTGCCGCCATGGTCGTCGCTCCACTGCCAGGCCCGTTCGAGGAACTTCTCGCGACCGATTTCGCGGCGGGAGGTGCCTTCGTTGCGCAAGGCTTGCTCCACCTTGGTTTGAGTCGCGATTGAGGCGTGGTCGGTGCCGGGGAACCAAAGCGTGCTCTTCCCCTCAAGGCGAGCCCGGCGGATGAAGATGTCCTGCAAGGTGTTGTCCAGGACGTGGCCCATGTGCAGGATGCCGGTCACGTTCGGCGGCGGGATCATGATGGAATAAGCTTCCTTGCCCTCTTCCACTTCCCCCTCGAAGCAGCCGTTTTCTTCCCAGGCGGCGTACCACCTGGCTTCCACTTCCTTCGGATCGTAGCCTTGATTAATTTCCTTTGCCATGAGCTTTGCGCGGTTTTTCGAAAAAAAGGGCCTAGCGATAAGGCTCGGCTAAAAGGAGGGCAAGCCCGATCCACGCCCCCGCTTCTCAGCCGCGCGTCGCGCCTGGTTTCCTCGGGAATCCAAGGACGCGTCCTAGGATACGACTTGGTTCGCAGCCTCGATCGTCCGCTCCACCAACTCCTTGAGCTGGGGAACGCTGACGCGGGCCTCCGCCTCGCGTCCCTCCTTGCAGGCAAGCTCGACCTGCATCGCCACTCGCGACAGGGGCTTTGCCCCGTAGTTGGCGCCGGCCCCTTTGATGGTGTGACATCGCAAACGCAAGGTTTCCAAATCGAAATCCGGGCCTTCATTCCTCTGCAGCGCCGTCAACTCCTCCCTCAAGCTCTCAACGAAGGCCTCGACCAAGGGCCTGAGCTCCTCCTTGCTGTCGCCGAAGACCTCTACCAGGGAGCTCAAGTCTACCAGAGCCGCTTCGGAGCCGCCTTGCCCGCGCGGGGCGGAGTCAACTTCCATCGCTGGCCCGCGCGAAGCCCATCTTTCGAAAACCTCCGCCAAGTCCTTGGGATGAATCGGCTTGGCAAGGTAATCGCTCATTCCCGCGTTCAAGCACTTTTCCCGATCCCCCTCCATCGCGTTGGCCGTCAGAGCCACGATCGGAGTGTCCCGGTTCTTGCTGTCGGAGCTCGAGTCTCGGATGTGGCCCGTCGCCTCGTAGCCATCCATATCCGGCATCATGCAATCCATGAAAATCAGGTCGAACTGGCTCTCGGAGCTCGCCTTCACGGCCGCTTCGCCGCTTTCAACGGATAGGACCTCGGCGCCGTTCTTGGCGATCATCTTGCCGGCGACGAGCCGGTTAGTGACGTTGTCGTCTACGAGCAGGACTCGGAGCAGCGGTGATTTGCTTTCGGCGGACATAAGGTAAAACAAGAGCGTGTGTAAAATGCCTGGCAGCGATTCTTCATACGCTACAAAGCAACAAAGATAGAAGGGCGCAAACGCGGAAATGCAAACCGCAGTTGGGGGTTTCGTGCCACGAGCTCCTACCTCCTCCACCTAAGGCCCCCTTCCGTCTTCCTGAGCAAGCGAGCTTCGGCAGGTTCGGAAACCGAGAGACGCCGATCCCGGGCCAGTATCCCTTGCTTGAATACCAGGGTCCTCGCGAGAATGTTGCGGCATCGACGAACGCCCTTCCTGCTCTCGCTAAATTCCTCGCTTAAAGTGATTGAGCCCACGGCATTTCGGCACAGGATACCGCCTCACACATGGTTGGCGGGCCTAACGCCGACTTTGCCCGAACCCCTTCACTCCAATCTACCAGCTTATGGACCATCAAATACCACGCCGCGACCTGCTGAAAAAGGTTGCCCTCGGAGCGGCAGCCGTTGCCAGCGCCAAGGCCTTTTCCAAGCACCACGAAAACTCCTCCGCTATGACCGGATCCAGCCCCCTGAAACGAAACATCCATCACTCAGCCTGCCGCTGGTGCTACAAGGGCATCGAGTTCGAAGAGCTTTGCATCAAGGGGAAAGTGGTCGGATTGGAGGCCATCGATCTCGTCGGCGTCGACGAGATCCCCACCCTCAAGAAGCACGGCCTCGCCGCTTCTCTCGTCTGGGGCGTTCCGGGCGGCATCGTCAAGGGACTCAACCGCTTGGAGAACCACGACGCCATCGTTGAA
This region includes:
- a CDS encoding response regulator, translating into MSAESKSPLLRVLLVDDNVTNRLVAGKMIAKNGAEVLSVESGEAAVKASSESQFDLIFMDCMMPDMDGYEATGHIRDSSSDSKNRDTPIVALTANAMEGDREKCLNAGMSDYLAKPIHPKDLAEVFERWASRGPAMEVDSAPRGQGGSEAALVDLSSLVEVFGDSKEELRPLVEAFVESLREELTALQRNEGPDFDLETLRLRCHTIKGAGANYGAKPLSRVAMQVELACKEGREAEARVSVPQLKELVERTIEAANQVVS